In Methylobacterium sp. WL1, the sequence GACCGCAGTGCCTTCACGAGGCTCGGGAAATCAGGCGTCGTCGTGAGGCTCGCCTCGTCCATGTACAACGCCCGGTTGACCTCTATCTGCAGAGCATGCCGCCCGAGGTTGGGCTCGCCGTAATGCTCGGTGATGAAGCCGCCCGCGTAGGGTTTGTTGCGGACCACCCGGAAACCCTTGGCGCGGAACGCGGCCTCGAACGCCTCGATCAGGCCCGGCGCGCACGCGGTGCCGTAGCGGTCGCCCAGGACCATGTCGGCCTTGATCTCGGTATCGCGTCCGAGACTTGAGGACGGCATCGAGTGGCAATCGATCAGGATGCAATGGCCGTGCGTCCGCGCCGTGCGCTGGATCAGGCCGCGCAGGACTCGGTGGTAGGGTTTGTACAGGGCCTCGATGCGGGCGATCGCATCGCCGACCGGCAGGCGCCGGGCGTAGATCTCCTGGCCGTCCGCCACGACCCGCGGAACGGTGCCAAGCCCGCCCGCGACCCGCATCGACCGGGTGTTGGCGAAGGGCGGCAAACGGCCGTCGAACATGCGTGGGTCGAGCTCGTAGGGCTCGCGGTTCACGTCCAGGAAAGCCCGCGGGAAATTCGCCCGGAGCAGCGGTGCGCCGAGTTCGACCACGGAGGCGAAAAGGCGATCGACATGGGCATCCTCGGAGCGGCGCAGAGTGAGCGCGTCCAGGCGCGAGGCGGCGACGAAATCGGGGGGGTAGACGGCGCCGGAATGGCCGGTATTGAAGACGAAGGGCAGGATGTGCGTCGCCGGTTCTTCGACCGCGAAAGCCGGGGCGAAACCGAGGGCGTCGGGCTGTACCGTTTCGGGCGCGGTCATGGGTTGCGTGCACACCCCGGCGTCTGGAAAAGCGCGGCGGATACGCAGTGTGGTATGCGGATGATCGCCTGTCCACCCTGATGCCGACGGCCCACAGGGCCGTTTTCGAGACACGCGGCGCCGGCTGCGGGCTCCAATCCTAACACCTTGTTTACCATCGCGTCCCTTTATGGGATCAACATTTCGACTCGAGGGCTCGGAAACGGCCGATGAAAATCCTGCTGGCGGAAGACGACAACGACATGCGCCGGTTCCTGGCCAAGGCGCTGCAGAACGCGGGCTACGATGTCCTGTCCTTCGACAACGGCCTCTCGGCCTACAACCGGCTGCGCGAGGAGCCGTTCGAGCTGCTGCTGACCGATATCGTGATGCCCGAGATGGACGGGATCGAGCTGGCGCGGCGCGCCACCGAGCTCGACCCGGACATCAAGGTGATGTTCATCACCGGCTTCGCCGCGGTGGCGCTCAACCCGGATTCGAAGGCTCCGAAGGATGCCAAGGTCCTGTCGAAGCCGTTCCACCTGCGCGATCTCGTCAACGAGGTCGAGAAGCTGATGGCCGCCTGACCGGCCGATCGGCTCTGGATTCACCAGGGGCCGCTGCGGTTGCGGCTCGGTTCGGCTGTGACCACACGGGCATAGGTAAATCGACGGGCGTACTCCTATATGACGGGAGTTCCCGCGCGAGATGACGCCCGCCATGCAGCCGGTCACGATCTACACCACGGCCTGGTGCCCTTACTGTTCGGCGGCCAAGAGCCTGCTGAAGGAGAAGGGCGTCGCCTTCCAGGAAATCGACGTCGAGCGCGCCCAGGGTGGCCGGGCCGTGATGGTCGAGCGCGCCGGTGGCCG encodes:
- a CDS encoding N-formylglutamate amidohydrolase — its product is MTAPETVQPDALGFAPAFAVEEPATHILPFVFNTGHSGAVYPPDFVAASRLDALTLRRSEDAHVDRLFASVVELGAPLLRANFPRAFLDVNREPYELDPRMFDGRLPPFANTRSMRVAGGLGTVPRVVADGQEIYARRLPVGDAIARIEALYKPYHRVLRGLIQRTARTHGHCILIDCHSMPSSSLGRDTEIKADMVLGDRYGTACAPGLIEAFEAAFRAKGFRVVRNKPYAGGFITEHYGEPNLGRHALQIEVNRALYMDEASLTTTPDFPSLVKALRSVVAGVAADLGDLTPSRIAAE
- a CDS encoding response regulator, translating into MKILLAEDDNDMRRFLAKALQNAGYDVLSFDNGLSAYNRLREEPFELLLTDIVMPEMDGIELARRATELDPDIKVMFITGFAAVALNPDSKAPKDAKVLSKPFHLRDLVNEVEKLMAA
- the grxC gene encoding glutaredoxin 3; amino-acid sequence: MQPVTIYTTAWCPYCSAAKSLLKEKGVAFQEIDVERAQGGRAVMVERAGGRTSVPQIFIGSTHVGGCDDLYALDRAGKLDPLLTDKADA